The following nucleotide sequence is from Pseudonocardia sp. C8.
CGTCCCGAAGGCGCAACCGGAGCGGTTGCCGCGCGTCGTCGTCGACGTCACCGCGTCGCGTGCCGGCGCGGAGCGTGACCCGCACGGAGCAGTGTCGTTGAGCCGAGTGTCCGCTCCCCACGCTCCCCGAAGGACCCGCACGTGCCCCTGCGCCGCTCGAAACGTCTGCTCCTCGCCGTCGCCGGTACCGCCGCGATCGGGCTCGGCGCCGTCGCGACCGCCGTCCCGTCGGTCGCGGCCCCGCCGCTGGACCTCCCGGTGCTCTCCGAGGGGGCCGCGGCCGAGCTGGTGCCCGCGGTGACCGAGGCCGCGGGCGACTCGCTGGCCGGGGTCTGGTTCGAAGACGGCAAGCTCATGGCCGGGACCTGGGACCCCGCCCGCGCCCCGGTGCTGAGCGGCCTGGGCGCCACCCCGGTCGTGCGGGACGAGCCGCGCCGCGACCCCGCCGCCGTGCTGGACCAGCTCACCGTCCGCACCGCCCCGACGATGCCGGCCGGGGTGGCGTCCTACGGGGTCGACCCGCGCACCCAGCAGGTGGTGCTCGACGTCGTCGACGGGCCCGGCGCCGACACCCTCGCCCGGGAGCTCACCGCCGGTCTCGACCCGTCCGCCGTGCGGGTCGAGCGGGTCGCGGCCGCGCCGCACCGCCAGGCCGCGGTCGCCGGCGGCGACACGATCAGCGACGGCAGCCGCCGCTGCACCGCGGGGTTCGCGGCCTCCGACTCGGCGGGCGACTGGATCCTCACCGCCGGGCACTGCACCCGTGGGTCGTCGACCTGGTACGACTCCGGGCAGGAGTCCCTCGGCACCGGGGAGCCGCGGTCGGCCGAGGAGGGCATCGACGTCGGCGCGATCCCGGTCGAGCCGGGCAGCGCCTCCCCCACCGTCGCCGGGACCCGCGTGACCGGGTCGAAGGCGGCGCCGGTCGGCGCGTCGGTCTGCCTGTACGGCTCGAGCAGCGGCCAGTCCTGCGGCCCGGTCGAGCGCACCGACGTCACGGTGAACTTCGAGGGCCAGCAGCAGTCCGGTCTCACCTCGGTCGCCGCGTGCGCCCGGGAGGGCGACTCGGGCGCGCCGTACATCACCTCGGACGGGCAGGCGCAGGGCCTGCACACCGGGGCCGGCGGCGCCGACAACTGCACGAGCTACTTCACCCCGATCCGCACCGCCACGGACGCGCTCGGGGTGTCGCTCACGACGGGCTGAGGATCATCGGGTGCTCCCGCGGTCCCTCACGCCAGGAGGTTCTTCGCGATCCCGTTCTTCTGGATCTCCGAGGACCCGGTCAGCACCCGGAACATCCGCAGCCTGCGGAACAGCGACTCGATCTCCGATCCCTGGACCATGCCGGCCTTGCCGTGGATCTGCATGGCCTCGTCGGCGATCCGGAAGGCGTTCTCGGCGACGAACAGCTTGCACATGAACGCCTCGGTCGTCGGCTGCCGGCCCGCGTCCATGGCCGCCAGCGCGTCGTAGGTCATGGACCGCGCCGCGTAGTGCGCGGTCGCCATGTCCGCGATCTTGTGCTGGATCGACTGCAGCTCGGCCATCGGGCCGCCGAACACGTTCCGGTTCTTCACGAAGTCCACGGTCAGGGCGATCAGCCGCCGGGTGCTGCCGAGCACGGTGGGGCAGTGCAGCAGCCGGTTCGCCGTCACCCGGCCGATCCCGATCCGCAGCCCGTCACCCACCCGGCCCAGGAGCTGCTCGGGACCCACGTAGCAGCCGTCGAGCACGATGTCGGCCTCGATGTGCTGCCCGGACAGCGGGACCTCGCCGGCCGTCACCGTGCACCCCGCGGAGTCGAGGTCGACCAGGAACGCGGAGAACGCCTCCTCGTCCCCGGCCATCCGGGCGACCAGCACGGCGAAGTCGGCAAAGGGCCCGGCCGAGCTGAAGACCTTGTGCCCGCTGATCCGCCAGCCGTCACCGTCCGGGGTGGCCGTCGTGCGCATCGCGCGGACGTCCGACCCCGCGTCGGGCTCGGTCAGCGAGAAGCAGCAGGCGCGGTCGCCCTCGACCACGGGCCGCAGGTAGCGCTCGAGCTGGTACGGCGTGGCGAACCGGAAGATCGGGCCGACCCGGAGCGGGCCGCCCATGTCCCCCAGCACGCTGTGCCCGAGCACCCGCCCGGAGGCGGCCACCTCCTCCTTCAGCACGCCCAGCTGGGAGGCCGTCAGGCCCCGGCCGCCCAGCTCGGGAGGCAGGTGGATGCCGTAGAAGCCCAGCTCGCGGCTCCGCTTCCACACCGGCTGCAGGACCTCGCGCCCGTAGACCGAGTCGTGCCGCAGGCCGTGTCGGCGTTCGTGGTCGGCGAGCTCGCCGTCCAGGTAGGTGCGCAGCTCCTCGATCACCGGGTGCAGCTCCGGGTGCTCGGCGTGCTCCGGGGTCAGATCGAACGTCATGACCGTCCTCGTCTCGGGGATCGGATGGCGGGGTCAGCCGATGCGGCGGGCGCTGCCCGCCCAGTCGCGCTCGCGCAGGGCGCGCCGGTCGACCTTGCCGGTACGGGTGCGGGGCAGGCTGTCCAGGAACTCCACGACCCGCGGGAGCTTGTGCCGGGCGATCCGTGCCGCGCACGCGGCGACGAGGCCGTCGGCGTCCACCGAGGCGCCGGGGCGGCGCACGACACAGGCCTTGACCGTCTCGCCCCAGCGCTCGTCCGGCACGCCGTAGACGCACACCTCGTCCACCTCGGGGTGGGTGTACAGGGCGGACTCGACCTCCGAGCAGTACACGTTGTACCCGCCCGAGACGATCATGTCCTTCTTGCGGTCGACCAGGAACAGGTAACCGTCCGCGCGGAACCGTCCCAGATCGCCGGTGAACACCCAGCCGTCACGGAACGTCGCGGCCGTCGCGTCCGGCGCGTCATGGTATTCGCCGACGCAGTCCGGCCCGCGGGCCACGACCTCGCCGACCACCCCCGCCGGGACCGGACACCCGGCCTCGTCGACGACCCGGACCTCGGTGTCGAAGACCGGCCGCCCGCAGGAGAGCAGCAGTTCCGGGTCGGACTCGATCCCGCGCAGCACCTCCGCCGCGGACAGGTGGGTGATCGCGCTGGTGGTCTCGGCCTGGCCGTAACCCTGCTGGACGACCGGGCCGAACGCCGCCACCGCCTCCCGGAGCCGGGTCGGGCTGACCGGGGCCCCAC
It contains:
- a CDS encoding acyl-CoA dehydrogenase family protein, coding for MTFDLTPEHAEHPELHPVIEELRTYLDGELADHERRHGLRHDSVYGREVLQPVWKRSRELGFYGIHLPPELGGRGLTASQLGVLKEEVAASGRVLGHSVLGDMGGPLRVGPIFRFATPYQLERYLRPVVEGDRACCFSLTEPDAGSDVRAMRTTATPDGDGWRISGHKVFSSAGPFADFAVLVARMAGDEEAFSAFLVDLDSAGCTVTAGEVPLSGQHIEADIVLDGCYVGPEQLLGRVGDGLRIGIGRVTANRLLHCPTVLGSTRRLIALTVDFVKNRNVFGGPMAELQSIQHKIADMATAHYAARSMTYDALAAMDAGRQPTTEAFMCKLFVAENAFRIADEAMQIHGKAGMVQGSEIESLFRRLRMFRVLTGSSEIQKNGIAKNLLA
- a CDS encoding S1 family peptidase, which codes for MPLRRSKRLLLAVAGTAAIGLGAVATAVPSVAAPPLDLPVLSEGAAAELVPAVTEAAGDSLAGVWFEDGKLMAGTWDPARAPVLSGLGATPVVRDEPRRDPAAVLDQLTVRTAPTMPAGVASYGVDPRTQQVVLDVVDGPGADTLARELTAGLDPSAVRVERVAAAPHRQAAVAGGDTISDGSRRCTAGFAASDSAGDWILTAGHCTRGSSTWYDSGQESLGTGEPRSAEEGIDVGAIPVEPGSASPTVAGTRVTGSKAAPVGASVCLYGSSSGQSCGPVERTDVTVNFEGQQQSGLTSVAACAREGDSGAPYITSDGQAQGLHTGAGGADNCTSYFTPIRTATDALGVSLTTG